ACTCGCCGGTCGAGACGCCGAACATCGACCGACTTCACGAGGAAGGGATGGCCTTCGAGCGGGCTTACACACCGATCAGCATCTGTTCGGCCGCCCGCGCGTCGCTGTTGACGGGGCTGTACCCACACAACCACGGCATGCTGAACAACTGCCACGAGGCCGACGCGATCCAGCCCAACCTCCCGCCCGACCTGCCGACGTTCGGTGAACTCCTCGCGGAGGCGGGCTACACGAACCGCTACGTCGGGAAATGGCACGTCGGGCGCGATCAGGGTCCCGAGGAGTTCGGCTTCGAGTACCGCGGCGGGGCCGACCGCCACCACGATACCGCCATCGCCGGCGATTTCACGGACTACCGCGAGGAACTCGGCGTCGACGTGAGCGAGGAGGACCTCGACGACCGGATCTACACCGGCGGGGAACACCCGACGCTCGTCGCGGCGACGGACCCGGTCCCCGTCGAGGCCACGCGCGCGTACTACATCGCCCAACAGGCGATCGAGCGCCTGCACGACGGCCTCGAGGACCCCTTCTTCCTCCGGGTGGACCTCTACGGCCCGCACCATCCCTACGTCGTGCCCGAGCCGTACGCCTCGATGTACGACCCTGCGGAGATCGAGCGCCCCGCGAGCTACGCCGAGACGTTCGACGGCAAGCCGGCCGCCCACGAGCAGTACCTCCACTATCGGGGTGCCGACGCGCTCGACTGGGAGACCTGGTCGGAAGCGATCGCCAAGTATTGGGGGTTCATGACGCTGCTCGACGACCAGATCGGGCGCGTCCTCGACGCGGCCGAGGGGGTCGAGGACCTCTGTACGATCCACGCCTCGGACCACGGTGATTTCACCGGGAACCACCGGCAGTTCAACAAGGGTCCGCTGATGTACGAGGAGACCTACCACATCCCCCTGCAGGTACGCTGGCCCGGCGAGGTCGAGGCCGAATCGACCTGCGAGGCGTTCGTCTCGCTTCACGACCTGATGCCGACGTTCCTCGATCTGGCGGACGTGGAGATCCCCGACGTCGACGGCCGATCGATTCGCCCGCTACTCGCGGGCGAGCGCCCCGACGACTGGCGCGAGGCCCACTTCGCACAGTATCACGGCGACGAGTTCGGCCTCTACTCCCAGCGAATGCTGCGGAGCGACCGGTACAAATACGTCCACAACGGCCCCGATCGAAACGAGCTCTACGACATCGAGGCCGACCCACACGAGCTACAGAACTTGGTCGACCACCCCGAATACGGGGGAATCCGCATGGACCTCGAGTCCCGGCTGCTCGAACGAATGCGCGAAACGGACGACCCGCTCGCGCGCTGGACGGGGTCCGTGCTCGGTTAACGGTGGGCTTTTGACCCCGCTCGGAAAAGCGCCCCACATGACGATGCGAACCATTCCGGGACCCGTTCTTGGAGTCGTCGGCGGTGGCCAACTGGGGCGGATGCTCGCCGAGGCGGCGGCACCGCTCGGGATCGAGGTGATCGTCCTCGACCCGACGCACGACTGCCCGGCCGCGCCCGTCGCGCGCGATCAGGTCGTCGGCGGGTTCGACGATCCCGATGCCGTGCGGGAGCTCGCCGAGCGCGCGGACGTGCTGACCTTCGAGATCGAACTCGCGGATCCCGACCTGCTCGAAACAGTCTCCGAGGAAGCCGACATCGAGGTCCAGCCCTCGCCGGATACCCTGCGGACCATTCAGGACAAACTCGTCCAGAAGCGCGCGCTCCGGGAGGCCAGCGTGCCCGTACCGGAGTTCCGGGCGGTCGACTCTCCCGACGAACTCCGGGCGGCCCTCGACGACTTGGGGACGCCCGCGATGGTAAAGGCCCGCGAAGGGGGGTATGACGGCCGGGGCAACCTCCCGATTGAGGACCCTGCCGACGCCGGGAGCGTGTTGGCGGAGCTGGGCGGGGCGGCGATGGTCGAGGAGATGGTCGACTTCGAGCGCGAGCTGTCGGTGATCGGCGTCAAAGGAGACGACGAAATCGCGACATACGTCGCCGGGGAGAACGTCCACGAAAGGGAGATCCTCCGAGAGACGGTCGTCCCGTCGCGCGCAAGCGGGGCGGTCCGCGAGCGCGCACAGGACGTCGCCGACGAGGTCCTCGACTTGATGGACGGACGGGGCGTCTACGGGATCGAGTTGTTCGAGGACGACGGGGAGGTCCTCGTCAACGAGATCGCGCCCCGGCCGCACAACTCGGGTCACTGGACGATCGAGGGCGCGCGCAGTTCGCAGTTCGAACAGCACGCCCGTGCGGTCTGTGGCCTCCCACTGGGATCGACCGAGCTACGCGAACCAGTCGTGACGAAGAACGTCCTTGGCGACGATCGAGAGCCACGGGAGGTGACTCTTTCGGGGGTGGATCGGCTGCTCGCCGAACCCACGGCCCACCTTCACTGGTACGGAAAGGACGAGGTCCGCCCGCTGCGGAAGATGGGGCATTTCACCGTTCTCGGGGATGATCGCTCGGCCGAGGAGCTTCTGGAGTCGGCACGTACATACCGTCGGCACGTGGAGTTCGAACCATGACTGTGGAGGGAGTCCAAGAGTTGATCGAGAGCTTCGATGCCGAGGCCGAGCGCGACCGGCCAGGCGAGGAGGCCCCCGATGTGGGGATCGTCATGGGTAGCGACTCGGACCTCGATACCATGTATGGGGCTTACGAGGCGCTCACGGAACTGGGCTTCGAGGAGATCACGGACTACGACGACCCGCCGGAGGCCCGAT
This genomic interval from Halalkalicoccus subterraneus contains the following:
- a CDS encoding sulfatase-like hydrolase/transferase is translated as MSRPNVLFFLTDQERYDLTAPDSPVETPNIDRLHEEGMAFERAYTPISICSAARASLLTGLYPHNHGMLNNCHEADAIQPNLPPDLPTFGELLAEAGYTNRYVGKWHVGRDQGPEEFGFEYRGGADRHHDTAIAGDFTDYREELGVDVSEEDLDDRIYTGGEHPTLVAATDPVPVEATRAYYIAQQAIERLHDGLEDPFFLRVDLYGPHHPYVVPEPYASMYDPAEIERPASYAETFDGKPAAHEQYLHYRGADALDWETWSEAIAKYWGFMTLLDDQIGRVLDAAEGVEDLCTIHASDHGDFTGNHRQFNKGPLMYEETYHIPLQVRWPGEVEAESTCEAFVSLHDLMPTFLDLADVEIPDVDGRSIRPLLAGERPDDWREAHFAQYHGDEFGLYSQRMLRSDRYKYVHNGPDRNELYDIEADPHELQNLVDHPEYGGIRMDLESRLLERMRETDDPLARWTGSVLG
- a CDS encoding 5-(carboxyamino)imidazole ribonucleotide synthase is translated as MTMRTIPGPVLGVVGGGQLGRMLAEAAAPLGIEVIVLDPTHDCPAAPVARDQVVGGFDDPDAVRELAERADVLTFEIELADPDLLETVSEEADIEVQPSPDTLRTIQDKLVQKRALREASVPVPEFRAVDSPDELRAALDDLGTPAMVKAREGGYDGRGNLPIEDPADAGSVLAELGGAAMVEEMVDFERELSVIGVKGDDEIATYVAGENVHEREILRETVVPSRASGAVRERAQDVADEVLDLMDGRGVYGIELFEDDGEVLVNEIAPRPHNSGHWTIEGARSSQFEQHARAVCGLPLGSTELREPVVTKNVLGDDREPREVTLSGVDRLLAEPTAHLHWYGKDEVRPLRKMGHFTVLGDDRSAEELLESARTYRRHVEFEP